CATCATGCCTGTTTTGGAAGTAAAAGCTCGTCGTGTAGGGGGTTCTAACTACCAAGTGCCTGTTGAAGTTCGTCCAGAACGTCGTACAGCTTTAGCACTACGTTGGTTAGTTAACTACTCTCGTCTACGTGGTGAAGATACCATGGAAGAAAGATTAGCTAAAGAAATCATGGATGCAGCTAACAACACAGGTGCTTCTGTTAAGAAACGTGAAGATACACATAAAATGGCAGATGCTAACAGAGCGTTCGCTCACTACCGTTGGTAAAATCTCCTCATTTCGTGTATTGTATAGTTTGAAAATACTAACTGAAAGAGGTGTATGAAGCAGATGGGAAAAAGAGATTTCACTTTAGAAAACACTAGAAATATCGGTATCATGGCTCATATCGACGCTGGTAAAACAACGACAACTGAGCGTATCCTTTATTATACTGGTAAAATCCATAAGATCGGTGAGACTCACGATGGTGGGGCACAGATGGACTGGATGGAACAAGAGCAAGAACGTGGTATTACAATTACTTCTGCTGCTACAACTGCAGAATGGAAAGGTCACCGCGTAAACATTATCGATACACCTGGTCACGTGGACTTCACTGTTGAAGTTGAACGTTCACTACGTGTACTTGATGGTGCGATTGCTTTGCTGGATGCACAATCTGGTGTTGAGCCTCAAACTGAAACAGTTTGGCGCCAAGCAACAACTT
This genomic interval from Jeotgalibaca porci contains the following:
- the rpsG gene encoding 30S ribosomal protein S7, with the translated sequence MPRKGPVAKREVMPDPIYQSKLVTRTINRLMVDGKRGKAATILYNAFDIIKDSTGNEPIEVYEQAMKNIMPVLEVKARRVGGSNYQVPVEVRPERRTALALRWLVNYSRLRGEDTMEERLAKEIMDAANNTGASVKKREDTHKMADANRAFAHYRW